The Pecten maximus chromosome 14, xPecMax1.1, whole genome shotgun sequence genome includes a region encoding these proteins:
- the LOC117342625 gene encoding sodium-coupled monocarboxylate transporter 2-like yields MTTVTPLDMVGPQGIDVLYSLSYKWLGATGILIVIITGSIVSRLSAPVPVDPSLVIPLCDLLCCCLPEKVRSMFRCGIESQNRNYDITADRENLDEEGKRLNEEITSTQLHSEETEPTDSKNTADKSDTLLAVST; encoded by the exons ATGACGACAGTGACGCCTTTGGATATGGTTGGACC ACAAGGTATTGATGTCCTGTATTCCTTGTCCTACAAATGGCTGGGAGCAACCGGTATCCTCATAGTCATTATCACGGGCTCCATCGTCAGCCGTCTCAGTG CTCCAGTTCCCGTGGATCCAAGCTTAGTGATACCTCTGTGTGACTTGCTGTGCTGTTGTTTACCCGAAAAAGTCAGATCCATGTTCAGATGTGGCATCGAAAGTCAAAACAGGAATTAT GACATCACCGCAGACAGAGAAAATTTAGATGAGGAAGGAAAACGCTTGAATGAAGAAATAACCAGTACCCAACTACATTCCGAAGAAACCGAACCAACCGACTCAAAGAATACCGCAGATAAATCGGATACACTGTTAGCAGTATCT